In Myxococcales bacterium, one genomic interval encodes:
- a CDS encoding UbiA family prenyltransferase encodes MNRPLSPYLTILRPETLIAPVVGILCAALIALSRSAAVAGAGGRFPIFGNILLGCLAAALLNAASNTFNQLWDIEEDRINKPHRVMVLGLIPWWNALGYSLLLYGLSLIIAYRIQPAPGVRHAFWCIVPTVLATVFYSVKPIRLKTRGWYANFTIALTRGGLLFVAGWSCVAPANRLEPWLLGLIFLLFLLGATTSKDFADLPGDSATGVRTLPVQYGHRKAARVITPFFVAPWFLLPIGTLFRLDGRPLITAQPRLIFGLAVLLAIYGYWIARLIYRTENSTAETNHPSWRHMYQMMALAYIGLAVCYAF; translated from the coding sequence ATGAACCGCCCCCTGTCTCCATATCTGACCATTCTGCGGCCCGAGACATTAATCGCTCCGGTGGTCGGAATTCTTTGCGCCGCGTTGATCGCCTTGAGTCGCTCCGCGGCGGTCGCCGGGGCCGGCGGTCGGTTTCCCATTTTCGGCAACATCTTGTTGGGTTGTCTGGCGGCCGCCCTGCTCAACGCCGCCTCGAATACGTTCAATCAACTCTGGGACATCGAAGAGGACCGGATCAACAAACCGCACCGCGTCATGGTTCTGGGTTTGATTCCCTGGTGGAATGCCCTGGGCTATTCGCTGCTGCTTTACGGCCTCAGCCTGATCATTGCCTATCGGATTCAACCGGCGCCGGGAGTGCGGCATGCCTTCTGGTGCATCGTCCCGACGGTTTTGGCGACCGTTTTCTATTCCGTCAAACCCATTCGCCTCAAAACCAGGGGCTGGTATGCGAATTTCACCATCGCCCTGACGCGCGGCGGACTGCTTTTCGTCGCCGGCTGGAGTTGCGTGGCGCCGGCGAACCGGCTCGAGCCGTGGTTGCTGGGTCTGATCTTTTTGTTGTTTTTGCTGGGCGCCACGACCTCGAAGGATTTCGCCGATCTGCCGGGCGATTCGGCGACCGGTGTGCGCACGCTGCCGGTGCAGTACGGGCATCGCAAGGCGGCGCGGGTCATCACGCCGTTTTTCGTCGCGCCGTGGTTTCTGTTGCCGATCGGCACGCTGTTCCGACTCGACGGCCGGCCGTTGATCACCGCTCAACCGCGGTTGATTTTCGGGTTGGCCGTCCTGCTGGCGATTTACGGCTATTGGATCGCTCGGCTGATCTACCGCACCGAAAATTCCACCGCCGAAACCAACCATCCGTCCTGGCGGCACATGTACCAGATGATGGCGTTGGCTTATATCGGCCTGGCCGTGTGCTATGCCTTCTGA
- a CDS encoding radical SAM protein produces MRVFLGNAPWRKPGYYGVRAGSRWPHFEDERLEYMPFPFFLAYAAAVLERAGVEVCLVDACAEAIDLPAFLDRAAAFAPDLLLLEVSTISIDTDLATARALRERLPGARLALSGLHAFMHEPAWLAAHPEADFVLVGEYEQTLLELAGRLATGAGLAGCAGLLWRDEGGVCDEGRRPLVEELDALPWPARHFLPMERYHDEPGSIPRPSVQMWSSRGCPFGCVFCAWPQIMYNSRRYRVRSIRDTVDEMEWLVREWGFRSVYFDDDTFNVHKERTLAFAGEVRRRRLGVPWAVMARADLMDRETLVALRDAGLYSLKYGVESADPGLLREMDKSLDIDRVRETIRLTAELDIKMHLTFLFGMPGETRETARRTIDLALASGAESVQFSIATPFPGSRYYVELEKTGRLVTSDFERYDGFRSAVVRTEHLAPRDLEEIAIEANRRWQEQRWARQHPDNRSVAKKAVDLAREPQRWGESFKRWWRR; encoded by the coding sequence ATGCGCGTTTTTCTGGGCAATGCGCCCTGGCGGAAGCCGGGGTATTACGGGGTGCGGGCGGGCAGCCGCTGGCCGCATTTCGAGGACGAGCGCCTCGAGTACATGCCGTTTCCGTTTTTTCTGGCTTATGCGGCGGCGGTGCTCGAGCGCGCCGGCGTCGAGGTCTGTCTGGTCGACGCCTGCGCCGAGGCGATCGACCTACCCGCGTTTCTCGACCGCGCCGCGGCTTTCGCGCCGGATTTGCTGCTGCTCGAAGTCAGTACGATCTCGATCGATACCGACCTGGCGACCGCGCGCGCCCTGCGCGAACGGCTGCCCGGCGCCCGGCTGGCGTTGTCGGGCCTGCATGCGTTCATGCACGAACCGGCCTGGCTGGCGGCGCATCCCGAAGCCGATTTCGTGCTGGTCGGCGAATACGAACAAACCCTGCTCGAGCTGGCCGGCCGGTTGGCGACCGGCGCCGGCCTCGCCGGTTGCGCCGGGTTGTTGTGGCGCGACGAAGGCGGCGTGTGCGACGAGGGCCGGCGGCCGCTGGTCGAGGAACTCGACGCCCTGCCGTGGCCGGCGCGCCATTTCCTGCCGATGGAACGCTATCACGACGAGCCGGGCTCGATTCCGCGCCCGTCGGTGCAGATGTGGTCGAGCCGCGGCTGCCCGTTCGGCTGCGTGTTCTGCGCCTGGCCGCAAATCATGTACAACTCGCGCCGTTACCGCGTCCGGTCGATCCGCGACACCGTGGACGAGATGGAATGGCTGGTGCGCGAGTGGGGTTTTCGTTCGGTCTATTTCGACGACGACACCTTCAACGTGCACAAGGAACGCACGCTGGCCTTCGCGGGCGAGGTGCGGCGCCGGCGGCTCGGCGTGCCGTGGGCGGTGATGGCCCGCGCCGACCTGATGGATCGCGAGACGCTGGTCGCCCTGCGCGACGCCGGGCTTTATTCGCTCAAGTATGGCGTCGAATCGGCCGACCCGGGGCTGTTGCGCGAAATGGATAAAAGCCTCGACATCGACCGTGTGCGCGAAACGATCCGCCTGACCGCCGAACTCGATATCAAAATGCACCTGACCTTCCTGTTCGGCATGCCCGGCGAAACCCGCGAAACCGCCCGGCGCACCATCGACCTGGCGCTCGCCTCCGGCGCGGAATCGGTGCAGTTTTCGATCGCCACGCCATTCCCTGGCAGCCGATATTACGTCGAACTGGAAAAGACGGGACGGCTGGTGACGAGCGACTTCGAGCGCTACGACGGTTTTCGCAGCGCCGTGGTGCGCACCGAACACCTGGCCCCGCGCGACCTGGAGGAAATCGCCATCGAAGCCAACCGGCGCTGGCAGGAGCAACGCTGGGCCCGGCAACATCCGGACAACCGGTCCGTCGCGAAAAAGGCCGTCGACCTGGCGCGCGAGCCGCAACGGTGGGGCGAAAGTTTCAAACGGTGGTGGCGTCGTTAG